Proteins from a single region of Acidianus ambivalens:
- the nucS gene encoding endonuclease NucS: MMEKYKFFDLPEFSTVKDILENERTNYVITLFGLCKILYAGRASSIATYSSRLITFKPDGSVLVHSNRKLKPVNWQPSSSEVKVEIGDELKIYVERKRPKEVLEILMPIVYYLSLSKVDEGEFHLFGSESEMVEEVVKNPELISRDFIPLEREYQTPFGKIDLLGVTSTGYLVLEFKRAQAGLEAVSQLKRYVDYLSWKGEKVRGGIVAPSISKSALKLLKKYELEYFQLSPKLLSTIRLK; encoded by the coding sequence ATGATGGAAAAGTACAAATTCTTTGACCTTCCAGAGTTTTCTACTGTAAAGGATATTCTAGAGAATGAAAGGACTAACTATGTTATTACTCTCTTCGGATTATGCAAAATTCTATACGCTGGTAGAGCTTCCTCTATAGCTACTTACAGTTCTAGACTAATAACCTTTAAGCCTGACGGAAGTGTTTTAGTTCATAGTAACAGAAAACTCAAACCCGTTAATTGGCAACCTTCAAGTTCAGAAGTTAAGGTGGAAATAGGTGACGAACTTAAGATTTATGTGGAAAGGAAGAGACCTAAGGAAGTCTTGGAAATTTTAATGCCTATCGTGTATTATCTATCTTTATCGAAAGTGGACGAAGGTGAATTTCACTTATTTGGTAGTGAGAGCGAAATGGTGGAAGAAGTGGTTAAAAATCCTGAATTAATTTCTAGAGATTTCATACCTTTGGAAAGGGAGTATCAAACTCCCTTCGGTAAAATAGACTTGCTTGGAGTGACTTCTACAGGATATTTAGTCTTGGAGTTTAAGAGAGCTCAAGCAGGACTAGAAGCGGTTTCTCAGCTAAAGAGATACGTTGATTACTTAAGCTGGAAAGGAGAGAAGGTTAGAGGAGGAATAGTTGCTCCGTCAATATCGAAGAGTGCATTAAAATTGCTTAAAAAGTACGAGTTAGAGTACTTTCAACTAAGTCCAAAACTACTTTCTACGATAAGATTAAAATAG